From Oenococcus sicerae, the proteins below share one genomic window:
- a CDS encoding proline--tRNA ligase: MKQSKLFIPTEKEVPAEAQVKSHIFMLRGGFVRQVAGGIYAYLPLADRIINKIETIIRQEMAEISANEMLMPEIIPAELWKESGRFYTYGPQMYQLKDRHDRDFIMAPTHEETFTRIISDEIKSYKKLPLIVYQIQQKFRDELRPKNGLLRGREFIMKDAYSFSADSKGLDDAYDAMESAYKKIFDRVGLNFREIIADAGAMGGKASAEFQAIAATGEDIIAYSDQGNYAANIEMAEEFFEKKVPVETAEKMVLVDTPNTKTAQDDADYLKVALHKIAKCIVFKADNQLVTVLLPGDYEVNETKVKNFLHADKLIEADALTVFDRFSAHFGSLGPIGLDQDKIKILADRTLENESNWFVGANQDGKHFANFNLDRDLSNFEIGDFLTAKEGAVSPDGQGKLVFTKGIEIGHIFKLGTFYSSKMGGQIQNEKGKLTDIIMGSYGIGISRLLSAIAEQSNDENGFIWPKSVAPFDIHLITMNTKDQLQNELTEEIETKLKTAGFDVLVDDRKERPGVKFADSDLIGIPLRIVVGRSAAERKLEMKARNESETTDISADDVVSYAKDKFNELK; this comes from the coding sequence ATGAAACAATCCAAATTATTTATTCCAACAGAAAAGGAAGTGCCGGCTGAAGCTCAGGTTAAGAGCCATATTTTTATGCTGAGAGGCGGTTTTGTGAGACAAGTTGCAGGCGGTATCTATGCTTATTTGCCTCTAGCAGATAGAATTATTAATAAAATCGAGACAATTATCAGACAGGAAATGGCTGAAATAAGTGCCAATGAAATGCTGATGCCAGAAATAATTCCTGCTGAACTGTGGAAAGAATCTGGTCGTTTTTATACTTATGGCCCGCAGATGTATCAATTAAAAGATCGGCATGATCGTGATTTCATCATGGCGCCAACGCATGAAGAAACTTTTACGAGAATTATTTCCGATGAAATAAAATCTTACAAGAAATTGCCCTTGATCGTTTATCAGATTCAACAAAAATTTCGTGATGAATTGCGTCCAAAAAACGGTTTGCTTCGCGGCCGTGAATTCATTATGAAAGATGCTTATTCTTTTTCTGCTGACTCAAAGGGGCTTGACGATGCTTACGATGCTATGGAATCGGCTTATAAAAAGATTTTCGATCGAGTTGGTTTAAATTTTCGTGAAATTATCGCCGATGCAGGCGCAATGGGTGGCAAGGCTTCGGCAGAATTTCAAGCGATCGCAGCGACAGGTGAAGATATTATTGCCTACTCCGATCAAGGAAATTATGCAGCGAATATCGAAATGGCTGAGGAGTTTTTTGAAAAGAAAGTACCTGTGGAAACGGCTGAGAAAATGGTTCTAGTTGATACGCCAAATACCAAAACAGCACAAGATGATGCCGATTATTTAAAAGTAGCCTTACATAAAATTGCAAAGTGTATTGTTTTTAAAGCTGATAACCAATTGGTGACTGTTCTATTGCCAGGTGATTATGAAGTGAATGAAACGAAAGTTAAAAATTTTTTGCATGCTGACAAGTTAATTGAAGCTGATGCACTGACTGTGTTTGATCGATTTTCAGCACATTTTGGTTCTTTAGGACCGATTGGTTTAGATCAGGACAAGATCAAAATCTTGGCTGATCGTACACTTGAAAATGAGTCAAATTGGTTCGTTGGTGCTAATCAAGATGGTAAACATTTTGCCAATTTTAATTTAGATCGTGACCTAAGTAATTTTGAAATTGGTGATTTCCTGACAGCTAAAGAAGGAGCCGTTTCTCCTGATGGACAAGGCAAATTAGTCTTTACAAAAGGAATTGAAATTGGTCATATTTTCAAACTTGGTACTTTCTATAGCAGCAAAATGGGTGGCCAAATCCAAAATGAAAAAGGTAAGCTTACTGATATTATCATGGGTTCTTATGGTATCGGTATTTCTCGATTACTATCCGCGATTGCAGAACAGTCAAACGATGAAAATGGTTTTATCTGGCCAAAATCAGTAGCACCTTTTGATATTCATTTGATCACGATGAATACAAAAGATCAGCTTCAAAATGAACTGACCGAAGAGATAGAAACAAAATTGAAAACAGCTGGATTCGATGTCCTTGTTGATGATCGCAAGGAACGTCCGGGCGTTAAATTTGCTGATTCGGATTTAATTGGTATCCCGCTTCGTATCGTGGTTGGCCGTTCTGCAGCGGAGCGAAAATTAGAAATGAAAGCTAGAAATGAAAGCGAAACAACAGATATTTCTGCTGATGATGTTGTTTCATACGCCAAAGATAAATTCAATGAACTAAAATAA